Proteins encoded in a region of the Polynucleobacter antarcticus genome:
- the grpE gene encoding nucleotide exchange factor GrpE, with protein MTQDNQHPSPEQENTDAHSPAEAVGETAEVKTPEQEIAELHQKLTEMQDNYLRAKAEGENIRRRAVEDIAKAHKFAIESFAEHLVPVTDSFYAALNAKAVDANAFKEGLEITLKQLLSAFEKGRMTELNPAVGDKFDPHHHQAIASVPSEQEANTIVSVLQRGYSIADRILRPALVTVSTPK; from the coding sequence ATGACCCAAGATAATCAACACCCCTCCCCTGAGCAGGAAAATACTGACGCTCATTCGCCTGCAGAGGCAGTCGGCGAGACAGCCGAAGTAAAGACTCCAGAGCAAGAAATTGCAGAGCTCCATCAAAAACTGACGGAGATGCAAGATAACTATCTGCGCGCAAAAGCGGAAGGGGAAAATATTCGCCGCCGCGCGGTGGAAGATATCGCTAAGGCCCATAAATTTGCGATTGAGAGTTTTGCGGAGCACTTAGTTCCTGTCACCGATAGTTTTTACGCTGCTCTGAATGCGAAGGCAGTAGATGCCAATGCTTTTAAAGAGGGCCTAGAGATCACACTCAAGCAATTGCTCTCTGCTTTTGAAAAAGGCCGCATGACGGAGCTAAACCCTGCTGTGGGGGATAAATTTGACCCCCATCATCATCAGGCCATTGCTTCAGTGCCTTCTGAGCAAGAGGCGAATACGATAGTTTCGGTGCTTCAGCGGGGGTATTCGATTGCGGATCGGATTCTTCGCCCAGCCCTGGTAACCGTTAGTACCCCTAAGTAA